The following are encoded in a window of Phaseolus vulgaris cultivar G19833 chromosome 3, P. vulgaris v2.0, whole genome shotgun sequence genomic DNA:
- the LOC137808696 gene encoding L-type lectin-domain containing receptor kinase IX.1-like, which produces MHIARYILGFNTIKLLFFAMAFFTSSSCSNQTQKQTPFFICIFIFFTLFHNTVESVSFNFSSFQQSNLNNQIDFAGDAFPSNGVLQLTKNQLDGPVTDSVGRASYSQPVRLWDQKTKKLTDFTTHFSFVIKAVNESIVGDGLAFFLAPFDSSIPNNSAGGFLGLFSPDSAFDTKKNQLVAVEFDSFKNEWDPSSDHVGINVNSIQSVANVSWRSSIKNGSVANAWVWYNSTSKNLSVFLTYAENPTFNGSSSVSYVIDFRDVLPEFVRIGFSAATGTWVEIHNILLWSFSSTLDGDGRKKSKVGLVVGISVGLGCLVGLVGLLWFTFWRRRNRLRGVSEDIIDVDASIDDEFERGTGPKRFSYRELSNATNNFAEEGKLGQGGFGGVYKGLIVNSNLEVAVKRVSKGSKQGKKEYISEVRVISRLRHRNLVQLLGWCHEQSELLLVYEFMPNGSLDSHLFGNRVMLSWVVRYKVALGLASALLYLHEEWEQCVVHRDIKSSNIMLDANFNAKLGDFGLARLVDHEVGSQTTVLAGTMGYLAPECVTTGKSSKESDVYSFGVVALEITCGRKPVEVREEPGKVRLVEWVWNLYGKGKLLEAADEKLNLEFEEQQMECLMVVGLWCCHPDHTMRPSIRQVISVLNFEAPLPSLPSKLPVPMYFAPPIDISQFSYTSSLVTGTTKESSTYSSMSTGSGNSPLLQ; this is translated from the coding sequence ATGCATATAGCTCGCTATATTCTTGGTTTCAACACCATCAAACTCTTGTTCTTTGCCATGGCTTTCTTCACCTCTTCTTCATGCAGTAATCAAACCCAAAAACAAACACCTTTCTTCATATgtatcttcatcttcttcactcTGTTCCATAACACTGTTGAGTCCGTTTCCTTCAACTTTTCCAGCTTCCAGCAGTCAAACTTGAACAACCAAATAGACTTCGCGGGTGATGCTTTTCCCTCAAACGGTGTTCTTCAGCTCACGAAGAACCAACTCGATGGCCCCGTCACAGACAGCGTTGGTCGAGCCTCGTATTCACAACCAGTGAGGCTTTGGGATCAAAAAACAAAGAAGCTCACCGATTTCACAACCCATTTCTCTTTTGTCATAAAAGCTGTGAACGAGTCAATTGTTGGTGATGGCTTGGCCTTCTTCCTTGCACCGTTTGATTCTTCCATTCCCAACAACTCTGCTGGTGGGTTCCTTGGCCTGTTCAGCCCGGATTCTGCATTCGACACTAAGAAAAATCAGTTGGTGGCAGTTGAGTTCGACAGTTTCAAGAACGAATGGGATCCGAGCTCAGATCACGTAGGGATCAATGTAAATTCCATTCAATCAGTTGCAAACGTGAGTTGGAGGAGCAGCATTAAGAATGGGTCTGTTGCTAATGCTTGGGTATGGTACAACTCCACATCCAAAAATCTCTCTGTTTTTCTTACATATGCTGAGAATCCAACCTTCAATGGCAGTTCTAGTGTTTCTTACGTTATTGATTTCAGGGACGTATTGCCAGAGTTTGTTAGAATAGGGTTTTCTGCTGCAACGGGTACATGGGTTGAGATACACAACATTTTGCTTTGGTCATTCAGTTCAACCTTGGATGGGGATGGTAGGAAAAAATCCAAGGTTGGCTTAGTGGTTGGTATCAGTGTTGGTTTGGGTTGTTTAGTTGGTCTTGTGGGTCTATTATGGTTTACCTTctggagaaggagaaatagACTAAGGGGTGTAAGCGAGGACATCATTGATGTTGATGCTTCTATAGATGATGAGTTTGAGAGAGGGACTGGTCCAAAGAGGTTCAGCTACCGGGAACTAAGCAACGCAACCAACAACTTTGCTGAAGAAGGGAAACTAGGACAAGGAGGGTTTGGAGGAGTTTACAAAGGTTTGATAGTGAATTCCAACCTTGAAGTGGCAGTGAAGAGGGTTTCCAAAGGGTCAAAGCAAGGGAAAAAGGAGTACATATCAGAAGTGAGAGTTATCAGCCGTCTGAGACACAGAAACCTGGTTCAACTCTTAGGGTGGTGCCATGAACAGAGTGAGCTCCTTCTTGTTTATGAATTCATGCCTAATGGAAGCCTTGATTCTCATCTTTTTGGAAATAGAGTCATGCTTTCTTGGGTGGTGAGATACAAGGTGGCCTTAGGTTTGGCATCTGCCCTTCTTTATCTTCATGAAGAGTGGGAACAGTGTGTGGTCCATAGAGATATTAAGTCAAGTAATATAATGttggatgctaatttcaatgCCAAACTTGGTGACTTTGGTCTTGCAAGGCTGGTAGACCATGAGGTAGGTTCACAAACCACTGTTTTGGCAGGCACCATGGGGTACCTAGCCCCTGAGTGTGTGACCACAGGGAAATCAAGCAAGGAATCTGATGTGTACAGCTTTGGTGTTGTGGCACTTGAGATCACATGTGGTAGAAAACCAGTTGAGGTGAGAGAAGAGCCTGGTAAAGTTAGGCTTGTGGAGTGGGTGTGGAACCTCTATGGAAAAGGGAAACTACTAGAAGCAGCTGATGAGAAATTGAACTTGGAATTTGAAGAGCAGCAAATGGAATGCTTGATGGTTGTGGGGTTGTGGTGTTGTCACCCTGATCATACCATGAGGCCCTCCATTAGGCAAGTAATAAGTGTGCTTAACTTTGAAGCCCCTTTGCCAAGTCTTCCATCCAAGTTGCCAGTGCCAATGTACTTTGCACCTCCCATTGATATAAGCCAATTCTCCTACACTTCATCTCTCGTCACAGGCACAACCAAAGAATCGTCCACATACTCGTCAATGTCTACAGGGTCTGGAAACTCTCCACTATTGCAATGA
- the LOC137808697 gene encoding uncharacterized protein isoform X3: MKGRVVRKRSKRFFLLCWLGLTLRLVFLLGASSEKTSFRTLRESNPSQWTSSNSTVILNTKKRQQLVVDNGIVSVKFSRPEGYILQMSYKGINNILADENEEQDRGYLDVVWNTPGKSSNFQRIVGTNFSVIAADENMVELSFSRTWTSSMNGSSVPMNIDIRYILRSGDSGFYSYAIFDRPEGWPAVEIDQIRIVFKLKKSRFNYMAMADDRQRKMPTKRDRETGQILAYPEAVLLTRPVNPEFRGEVDDKYQYSCENKDNTVHGWVSDDGNAPVGFWMITPSNEFRNAGPIKQDLTSHVGPITLQMFVSTHYAGKEVTMAFQEGEAYKKVFGPVFAYVNSASREDGTLSLWSDAVQQQAKEVRNWPYEFPKSEDFVPPSQRGIVLGRLLVKDSYFRGGRLLYANNAYVGLALPGDTGSWQTESKGYQFWTQADTKGFFLINNIVPGDYNLYAWVPGFIGDYRYNVTITVSKGGVITLDSLVYVPPRSGPTIWEIGFPDRTAAEFYVPDPYPTLMNKLYNEQHSDKFRQYGLWERYTDLYPNDDLVYTVGVSNYNKDWFYAHVTRNAGNKTYQPTTWQIIFEHPDQIVRGNYTLQLALACTNDADLQVRFNDPGADPPDFASGKIGGDSAIARHGLHGLHRLFSINVPSDRILKGTNTIYLKQSRARNPFQGVMYDYIRLERPPLTLI; this comes from the exons ATGAAGGGGAGGGTGGTGAGAAAGAGGAGCAAACGATTTTTCTTGCTTTGCTGGTTAGGATTGACTCTTCGGTTGGTTTTCTTACTCGGTGCCTCTTCTGAGAAGACATCATTTAG AACGCTGAGGGAGAGCAACCCCTCGCAATGGACATCTTCTAATTCTACGGTGATTCTGAATACAAAGAAGCGTCAACAG TTGGTGGTTGACAATGGTATTGTTTCTGTCAAATTTTCAAGACCGGAGGGTTACATTCTTCAAATGTCATATAAAGGAATTAACAATATACTCGCAGATGAAAACGAAGAACAAGATAGAGG GTACCTGGACGTGGTTTGGAATACGCCAGGAAAGTCTAGTAATTTTCAAAG AATCGTCGGGACAAATTTTTCTGTTATAGCAGCTGACGAGAATATGGTTGAGCTTTCATTTTCAAGAACATGGACATCATCCATGAATGGCTCAAGTGTCCCCATGAACATTGACATTAG ATACATTTTGCGAAGTGGTGATTCTGGATTTTATTCATATGCAATATTTGATCGCCCTGAAGGATGGCCTGCGGTGGAGATTGACCAAATTAGGATCGTTTTCAAACTCAAGAAATCCAG GTTCAACTATATGGCAATGGCGGATGATAGGCAAAGAAAGATGCCAACGAAGAGAGATAGAGAAACTGGTCAAATCTTGGCATACCCTGAAGCAGTTCTATTAACCAGACCAGTCAACCCTGAATTCAGAGGAGAG GTGGATGACAAATACCAGTACTCATGTGAAAACAAGGACAACACTGTTCATGGATGGGTGAGTGATGATGGCAATGCACCCGTGGGTTTCTGGATGATAACCCCAAGTAACGAGTTCCGCAATGCTGGGCCCATCAAGCAAGACCTTACTTCACATGTTGGCCCCATTACCCTCCAG atgtttgtgagcactcATTATGCTGGGAAGGAGGTAACCATGGCCTTTCAAGAAGGGGAGGCTTATAAAAAGGTTTTCGGCCCTGTGTTCGCCTACGTTAACTCTGCTTCACGCGAGGATGGAACACTATCCCTCTGGTCAGACGCTGTGCAGCAG CAAGCCAAAGAAGTCAGAAATTGGCCTTATGAATTTCCTAAATCAGAAGATTTCGTTCCACCCAGTCAGAGGGGAATAGTTTTGGGAAGATTACTAGTGAAAGATAG TTACTTCAGAGGAGGTAGACTTCTGTATGCTAACAATGCTTACGTTGGTCTAGCTTTGCCTGGAGATACAGGGTCATGGCAAACAGAAAGCAAG GGCTATCAGTTCTGGACTCAAGCCGATACAAAGGGTTTTTTCCTGATTAATAATATTGTTCCCGGTGACTACAATTTGTATGCATGGGTTCCTGGCTTCATTGGTGATTACAGATACAATGTTACAATCACCGTCTCAAAGG GAGGAGTGATCACATTGGATTCACTTGTGTATGTTCCACCAAGAAGTGGACCAACCATATGGGAAATTGGGTTCCCAGATCGCACGGCTGCAGAATTCTATGTACCAGACCCTTACCCTACGCTCATGAACAAATTATACAACGAACAGCACAGTGACAA GTTTAGGCAATACGGGTTGTGGGAACGTTACACTGATTTATATCCAAATGATGATCTTGTTTACACTGTTGGTGTTAGCAATTATAACAAGGATTGGTTTTATGCTCACGTTACAAG AAACGCAGGAAATAAGACATACCAGCCAACGACATGGCAGATTATATTTGAACATCCAGATCAAATAGTAAGAGGAAACTACACATTGCAACTGGCATTGGCATGTACCAATGATGCTGACCTGCAG GTTCGTTTCAATGACCCTGGAGCTGATCCTCCAGACTTTGCAAGTGGGAAAATAGGAGGAGATAGTGCCATAGCAAGGCATGGTTTGCATGGATTGCATAGGTTGTTCAGCATTAATGTACCAAGTGATCGAATTTTGAAAGGAACAAACACCATCTATCTGAAGCAATCAAGAGCAAGGAATCCTTTTCAAGGAGTAATGTATGATTATATCCGTCTAGAACGACCTCCATTGACATTGATATGA
- the LOC137808697 gene encoding uncharacterized protein isoform X1, protein MKGRVVRKRSKRFFLLCWLGLTLRLVFLLGASSEKTSFRFLFACMPFISRRTLRESNPSQWTSSNSTVILNTKKRQQLVVDNGIVSVKFSRPEGYILQMSYKGINNILADENEEQDRGYLDVVWNTPGKSSNFQRIVGTNFSVIAADENMVELSFSRTWTSSMNGSSVPMNIDIRYILRSGDSGFYSYAIFDRPEGWPAVEIDQIRIVFKLKKSRFNYMAMADDRQRKMPTKRDRETGQILAYPEAVLLTRPVNPEFRGEVDDKYQYSCENKDNTVHGWVSDDGNAPVGFWMITPSNEFRNAGPIKQDLTSHVGPITLQMFVSTHYAGKEVTMAFQEGEAYKKVFGPVFAYVNSASREDGTLSLWSDAVQQQAKEVRNWPYEFPKSEDFVPPSQRGIVLGRLLVKDSYFRGGRLLYANNAYVGLALPGDTGSWQTESKGYQFWTQADTKGFFLINNIVPGDYNLYAWVPGFIGDYRYNVTITVSKGGVITLDSLVYVPPRSGPTIWEIGFPDRTAAEFYVPDPYPTLMNKLYNEQHSDKFRQYGLWERYTDLYPNDDLVYTVGVSNYNKDWFYAHVTRNAGNKTYQPTTWQIIFEHPDQIVRGNYTLQLALACTNDADLQVRFNDPGADPPDFASGKIGGDSAIARHGLHGLHRLFSINVPSDRILKGTNTIYLKQSRARNPFQGVMYDYIRLERPPLTLI, encoded by the exons ATGAAGGGGAGGGTGGTGAGAAAGAGGAGCAAACGATTTTTCTTGCTTTGCTGGTTAGGATTGACTCTTCGGTTGGTTTTCTTACTCGGTGCCTCTTCTGAGAAGACATCATTTAG atttttatttGCGTGCATGCCCTTCATCTCCAGAAGAACGCTGAGGGAGAGCAACCCCTCGCAATGGACATCTTCTAATTCTACGGTGATTCTGAATACAAAGAAGCGTCAACAG TTGGTGGTTGACAATGGTATTGTTTCTGTCAAATTTTCAAGACCGGAGGGTTACATTCTTCAAATGTCATATAAAGGAATTAACAATATACTCGCAGATGAAAACGAAGAACAAGATAGAGG GTACCTGGACGTGGTTTGGAATACGCCAGGAAAGTCTAGTAATTTTCAAAG AATCGTCGGGACAAATTTTTCTGTTATAGCAGCTGACGAGAATATGGTTGAGCTTTCATTTTCAAGAACATGGACATCATCCATGAATGGCTCAAGTGTCCCCATGAACATTGACATTAG ATACATTTTGCGAAGTGGTGATTCTGGATTTTATTCATATGCAATATTTGATCGCCCTGAAGGATGGCCTGCGGTGGAGATTGACCAAATTAGGATCGTTTTCAAACTCAAGAAATCCAG GTTCAACTATATGGCAATGGCGGATGATAGGCAAAGAAAGATGCCAACGAAGAGAGATAGAGAAACTGGTCAAATCTTGGCATACCCTGAAGCAGTTCTATTAACCAGACCAGTCAACCCTGAATTCAGAGGAGAG GTGGATGACAAATACCAGTACTCATGTGAAAACAAGGACAACACTGTTCATGGATGGGTGAGTGATGATGGCAATGCACCCGTGGGTTTCTGGATGATAACCCCAAGTAACGAGTTCCGCAATGCTGGGCCCATCAAGCAAGACCTTACTTCACATGTTGGCCCCATTACCCTCCAG atgtttgtgagcactcATTATGCTGGGAAGGAGGTAACCATGGCCTTTCAAGAAGGGGAGGCTTATAAAAAGGTTTTCGGCCCTGTGTTCGCCTACGTTAACTCTGCTTCACGCGAGGATGGAACACTATCCCTCTGGTCAGACGCTGTGCAGCAG CAAGCCAAAGAAGTCAGAAATTGGCCTTATGAATTTCCTAAATCAGAAGATTTCGTTCCACCCAGTCAGAGGGGAATAGTTTTGGGAAGATTACTAGTGAAAGATAG TTACTTCAGAGGAGGTAGACTTCTGTATGCTAACAATGCTTACGTTGGTCTAGCTTTGCCTGGAGATACAGGGTCATGGCAAACAGAAAGCAAG GGCTATCAGTTCTGGACTCAAGCCGATACAAAGGGTTTTTTCCTGATTAATAATATTGTTCCCGGTGACTACAATTTGTATGCATGGGTTCCTGGCTTCATTGGTGATTACAGATACAATGTTACAATCACCGTCTCAAAGG GAGGAGTGATCACATTGGATTCACTTGTGTATGTTCCACCAAGAAGTGGACCAACCATATGGGAAATTGGGTTCCCAGATCGCACGGCTGCAGAATTCTATGTACCAGACCCTTACCCTACGCTCATGAACAAATTATACAACGAACAGCACAGTGACAA GTTTAGGCAATACGGGTTGTGGGAACGTTACACTGATTTATATCCAAATGATGATCTTGTTTACACTGTTGGTGTTAGCAATTATAACAAGGATTGGTTTTATGCTCACGTTACAAG AAACGCAGGAAATAAGACATACCAGCCAACGACATGGCAGATTATATTTGAACATCCAGATCAAATAGTAAGAGGAAACTACACATTGCAACTGGCATTGGCATGTACCAATGATGCTGACCTGCAG GTTCGTTTCAATGACCCTGGAGCTGATCCTCCAGACTTTGCAAGTGGGAAAATAGGAGGAGATAGTGCCATAGCAAGGCATGGTTTGCATGGATTGCATAGGTTGTTCAGCATTAATGTACCAAGTGATCGAATTTTGAAAGGAACAAACACCATCTATCTGAAGCAATCAAGAGCAAGGAATCCTTTTCAAGGAGTAATGTATGATTATATCCGTCTAGAACGACCTCCATTGACATTGATATGA
- the LOC137808697 gene encoding uncharacterized protein isoform X2, protein MKGRVVRKRSKRFFLLCWLGLTLRLVFLLGASSEKTSFRRTLRESNPSQWTSSNSTVILNTKKRQQLVVDNGIVSVKFSRPEGYILQMSYKGINNILADENEEQDRGYLDVVWNTPGKSSNFQRIVGTNFSVIAADENMVELSFSRTWTSSMNGSSVPMNIDIRYILRSGDSGFYSYAIFDRPEGWPAVEIDQIRIVFKLKKSRFNYMAMADDRQRKMPTKRDRETGQILAYPEAVLLTRPVNPEFRGEVDDKYQYSCENKDNTVHGWVSDDGNAPVGFWMITPSNEFRNAGPIKQDLTSHVGPITLQMFVSTHYAGKEVTMAFQEGEAYKKVFGPVFAYVNSASREDGTLSLWSDAVQQQAKEVRNWPYEFPKSEDFVPPSQRGIVLGRLLVKDSYFRGGRLLYANNAYVGLALPGDTGSWQTESKGYQFWTQADTKGFFLINNIVPGDYNLYAWVPGFIGDYRYNVTITVSKGGVITLDSLVYVPPRSGPTIWEIGFPDRTAAEFYVPDPYPTLMNKLYNEQHSDKFRQYGLWERYTDLYPNDDLVYTVGVSNYNKDWFYAHVTRNAGNKTYQPTTWQIIFEHPDQIVRGNYTLQLALACTNDADLQVRFNDPGADPPDFASGKIGGDSAIARHGLHGLHRLFSINVPSDRILKGTNTIYLKQSRARNPFQGVMYDYIRLERPPLTLI, encoded by the exons ATGAAGGGGAGGGTGGTGAGAAAGAGGAGCAAACGATTTTTCTTGCTTTGCTGGTTAGGATTGACTCTTCGGTTGGTTTTCTTACTCGGTGCCTCTTCTGAGAAGACATCATTTAG AAGAACGCTGAGGGAGAGCAACCCCTCGCAATGGACATCTTCTAATTCTACGGTGATTCTGAATACAAAGAAGCGTCAACAG TTGGTGGTTGACAATGGTATTGTTTCTGTCAAATTTTCAAGACCGGAGGGTTACATTCTTCAAATGTCATATAAAGGAATTAACAATATACTCGCAGATGAAAACGAAGAACAAGATAGAGG GTACCTGGACGTGGTTTGGAATACGCCAGGAAAGTCTAGTAATTTTCAAAG AATCGTCGGGACAAATTTTTCTGTTATAGCAGCTGACGAGAATATGGTTGAGCTTTCATTTTCAAGAACATGGACATCATCCATGAATGGCTCAAGTGTCCCCATGAACATTGACATTAG ATACATTTTGCGAAGTGGTGATTCTGGATTTTATTCATATGCAATATTTGATCGCCCTGAAGGATGGCCTGCGGTGGAGATTGACCAAATTAGGATCGTTTTCAAACTCAAGAAATCCAG GTTCAACTATATGGCAATGGCGGATGATAGGCAAAGAAAGATGCCAACGAAGAGAGATAGAGAAACTGGTCAAATCTTGGCATACCCTGAAGCAGTTCTATTAACCAGACCAGTCAACCCTGAATTCAGAGGAGAG GTGGATGACAAATACCAGTACTCATGTGAAAACAAGGACAACACTGTTCATGGATGGGTGAGTGATGATGGCAATGCACCCGTGGGTTTCTGGATGATAACCCCAAGTAACGAGTTCCGCAATGCTGGGCCCATCAAGCAAGACCTTACTTCACATGTTGGCCCCATTACCCTCCAG atgtttgtgagcactcATTATGCTGGGAAGGAGGTAACCATGGCCTTTCAAGAAGGGGAGGCTTATAAAAAGGTTTTCGGCCCTGTGTTCGCCTACGTTAACTCTGCTTCACGCGAGGATGGAACACTATCCCTCTGGTCAGACGCTGTGCAGCAG CAAGCCAAAGAAGTCAGAAATTGGCCTTATGAATTTCCTAAATCAGAAGATTTCGTTCCACCCAGTCAGAGGGGAATAGTTTTGGGAAGATTACTAGTGAAAGATAG TTACTTCAGAGGAGGTAGACTTCTGTATGCTAACAATGCTTACGTTGGTCTAGCTTTGCCTGGAGATACAGGGTCATGGCAAACAGAAAGCAAG GGCTATCAGTTCTGGACTCAAGCCGATACAAAGGGTTTTTTCCTGATTAATAATATTGTTCCCGGTGACTACAATTTGTATGCATGGGTTCCTGGCTTCATTGGTGATTACAGATACAATGTTACAATCACCGTCTCAAAGG GAGGAGTGATCACATTGGATTCACTTGTGTATGTTCCACCAAGAAGTGGACCAACCATATGGGAAATTGGGTTCCCAGATCGCACGGCTGCAGAATTCTATGTACCAGACCCTTACCCTACGCTCATGAACAAATTATACAACGAACAGCACAGTGACAA GTTTAGGCAATACGGGTTGTGGGAACGTTACACTGATTTATATCCAAATGATGATCTTGTTTACACTGTTGGTGTTAGCAATTATAACAAGGATTGGTTTTATGCTCACGTTACAAG AAACGCAGGAAATAAGACATACCAGCCAACGACATGGCAGATTATATTTGAACATCCAGATCAAATAGTAAGAGGAAACTACACATTGCAACTGGCATTGGCATGTACCAATGATGCTGACCTGCAG GTTCGTTTCAATGACCCTGGAGCTGATCCTCCAGACTTTGCAAGTGGGAAAATAGGAGGAGATAGTGCCATAGCAAGGCATGGTTTGCATGGATTGCATAGGTTGTTCAGCATTAATGTACCAAGTGATCGAATTTTGAAAGGAACAAACACCATCTATCTGAAGCAATCAAGAGCAAGGAATCCTTTTCAAGGAGTAATGTATGATTATATCCGTCTAGAACGACCTCCATTGACATTGATATGA